The following coding sequences are from one Geodermatophilus normandii window:
- a CDS encoding FecCD family ABC transporter permease, giving the protein MALRDRSLLVDRRAFTAAAVLAALVVVTVAAGLALGTASVPLGRTLPAAFGLGEARDVLLVRQLRMPRIAAGLAVGAALGVSGVLLQTLARNRLATPDTVGLNDGATAFATASVVAVSTSTTPSAFALVGSATAAALALGLAGGAGRRGYRFLVVGLGVGAALGAVTQLMLARAPIDEANQAFPWSVGSLNSRSETSVAVLAVGLAVALPVAVVLGRRLRLLRLADAVVVGLGSRVARVRLAVIGTAVVTAGLAVATAGPLGLVALLAPEIARKASGPRVVPVVGAALAGALVVLLADLLGRTVAAPLELPAGLVTAVVGGPYLLWLLLTTRTRRMP; this is encoded by the coding sequence CTGGCGCTGCGGGACCGCTCGCTGCTGGTCGACCGCCGGGCGTTCACCGCGGCCGCCGTCCTGGCCGCGCTGGTCGTCGTCACGGTCGCGGCCGGCCTGGCCCTCGGCACGGCATCCGTGCCGCTGGGCCGGACGCTGCCCGCGGCGTTCGGCCTCGGCGAGGCCCGCGACGTGCTGCTGGTCCGGCAGCTGCGGATGCCGCGGATCGCCGCGGGGCTCGCCGTCGGCGCCGCCCTCGGCGTCTCCGGGGTGCTGCTGCAGACGCTGGCCCGCAACCGGCTCGCGACCCCGGACACCGTCGGGCTCAACGACGGCGCGACCGCGTTCGCGACCGCGTCGGTGGTGGCGGTGTCGACGAGCACCACCCCGTCGGCGTTCGCCCTCGTGGGGTCCGCGACGGCGGCCGCGCTGGCGCTCGGGCTCGCCGGCGGCGCCGGCCGCCGCGGCTACCGCTTCCTCGTCGTGGGCCTCGGCGTCGGCGCCGCGCTCGGTGCGGTCACCCAGCTCATGCTCGCCCGCGCCCCCATCGACGAGGCCAACCAGGCGTTCCCCTGGAGCGTCGGCAGCCTCAACAGCCGCTCGGAGACGTCGGTCGCCGTGCTCGCCGTGGGCCTCGCCGTCGCCCTGCCGGTGGCCGTCGTGCTCGGCCGCCGGCTGCGGCTCCTGCGGCTGGCCGACGCCGTGGTGGTGGGCCTGGGCTCCCGCGTGGCGCGGGTCCGGCTGGCCGTCATCGGTACCGCCGTCGTCACGGCGGGCCTGGCGGTGGCGACGGCGGGACCGCTCGGCCTGGTCGCGCTGCTGGCGCCGGAGATCGCCCGCAAGGCCTCCGGACCGCGCGTCGTGCCGGTGGTCGGCGCCGCCCTCGCCGGGGCACTGGTGGTGCTCCTGGCCGACCTGCTCGGGCGCACGGTGGCCGCGCCCCTCGAGCTGCCCGCCGGACTGGTCACCGCCGTCGTCGGAGGGCCCTACCTGCTGTGGCTGCTGCTGACCACCCGCACGAGGAGGATGCCGTGA
- the ngg gene encoding N-acetylglutaminylglutamine synthetase, with product MAPPRLAGHRRRTTVAGTPDLTGRNWTRPSEHQLEGMDSDVVLDLAWGRLVFGQTFAEMRNILAALRAEETGQRDICIYARDPHVLVGLAPDELFIDPSYTYRLDLYRYRTRPELIRGVFVRTVTSLEDMQAINEIYARNRMVSGDPETMWANHRTRCFTYLVAEDRRTRRIVGTVTGVDHVLAFGDPEGGTSLWCLAVDAQSAPPGTGEALVRVLAERYVGRGRSYVDLSVMHDNSGAIALYRKLGFVRAPAVCVKRKNPINTPLFAARPPGVTQLNPYARIIADEALRRGIRVEVTDAEFGEMRLSLGGRRVLTRESLSEFTTAVAMSRCDDKRVTRRIVEAAGVRVPRGVTVPEGDPGPALDLLASCGELVVKPARGEQGKGITVGVTTAEELDRAVAAARLFCPDVLAEELVPGEDLRVVVIDHEVVAAAVRKPAEVVGDGRRTVTDLVRETSRRRERATGGESRIPLDDVTAGVVRAAGYAMDDVLPHGERLRVRRTANLHTGGTIEDVTDRLDPAIGQAAVRASRAIGIPVTGIDFLVPDVEGPDAVFVEANERPGLANHEPQPTAARFVDLLFPETRKR from the coding sequence GTGGCACCACCCCGGCTCGCCGGCCACCGCCGCCGCACGACCGTGGCGGGCACCCCCGACCTCACCGGCCGCAACTGGACCCGGCCGTCGGAGCACCAGCTGGAGGGGATGGACAGCGACGTCGTGCTGGACCTCGCCTGGGGCCGGCTGGTGTTCGGGCAGACGTTCGCCGAGATGCGCAACATCCTCGCCGCGCTGCGGGCCGAGGAGACCGGCCAGCGCGACATCTGCATCTACGCGCGCGACCCGCACGTCCTCGTGGGCCTGGCGCCCGACGAGCTGTTCATCGACCCCAGCTACACCTACCGGCTCGACCTCTACCGCTACCGGACCCGCCCCGAGCTCATCCGCGGCGTCTTCGTCCGCACGGTGACCTCGCTGGAGGACATGCAGGCGATCAACGAGATCTACGCCCGCAACCGCATGGTGTCCGGCGACCCGGAGACCATGTGGGCCAACCACCGCACCCGCTGCTTCACCTACCTCGTCGCCGAGGACCGGCGGACGCGGCGGATCGTCGGCACGGTGACCGGCGTCGACCACGTGCTGGCCTTCGGCGACCCGGAGGGCGGCACCAGCCTGTGGTGTCTCGCCGTCGACGCCCAGAGCGCACCGCCCGGCACCGGCGAGGCCCTGGTGCGGGTGCTGGCCGAGCGCTACGTCGGCCGCGGCCGCTCCTACGTCGACCTCTCGGTCATGCACGACAACTCCGGGGCCATCGCGCTGTACCGCAAGCTCGGCTTCGTCCGGGCGCCGGCGGTGTGCGTCAAGCGCAAGAACCCGATCAACACGCCGCTGTTCGCGGCCCGCCCGCCCGGGGTGACCCAGCTCAACCCCTACGCCCGGATCATCGCCGACGAGGCGCTGCGCCGCGGCATCCGCGTCGAGGTCACCGACGCCGAGTTCGGCGAGATGCGGCTGTCCCTCGGCGGGCGCCGGGTGCTGACCCGCGAGTCGCTGTCGGAGTTCACCACCGCCGTCGCCATGAGCCGGTGCGACGACAAGCGGGTCACCCGCCGGATCGTCGAGGCCGCCGGCGTGCGCGTGCCCCGCGGCGTGACCGTGCCCGAGGGCGATCCCGGCCCGGCGCTGGACCTGCTGGCCTCCTGCGGCGAGCTGGTGGTCAAGCCCGCCCGCGGCGAGCAGGGCAAGGGCATCACCGTGGGCGTGACGACCGCCGAGGAGCTCGACCGGGCCGTCGCCGCGGCGCGGCTGTTCTGCCCCGACGTGCTCGCCGAGGAACTGGTCCCCGGCGAGGACCTGCGCGTCGTCGTCATCGACCACGAGGTGGTCGCCGCGGCGGTGCGCAAGCCCGCGGAGGTCGTCGGCGACGGCCGCCGCACCGTCACCGACCTGGTGCGCGAGACCAGCCGGCGCCGGGAGCGGGCCACCGGCGGGGAGTCGCGGATCCCCCTCGACGACGTCACCGCCGGCGTCGTCCGCGCCGCCGGGTACGCCATGGACGACGTCCTCCCCCACGGTGAGCGGCTGCGCGTGCGGCGCACGGCGAACCTGCACACCGGCGGCACGATCGAGGACGTCACCGACCGCCTCGACCCGGCGATCGGGCAGGCGGCGGTGCGGGCCAGCCGGGCCATCGGCATCCCGGTGACCGGCATCGACTTCCTCGTGCCCGACGTCGAGGGCCCCGACGCGGTGTTCGTCGAGGCCAACGAGCGGCCCGGGCTGGCCAACCACGAGCCGCAGCCGACCGCCGCCCGCTTCGTCGACCTGCTCTTCCCCGAGACCCGCAAGCGCTGA
- a CDS encoding ABC transporter substrate-binding protein translates to MTHLPGGRRRAVLPTATLATALLLTACGGGSSEATDTSEAAAEESTVSTAFGEVTVPAEPERVITLAESALDVSLAVGVTPVGTTASRGGDTAPAYLGEDAADIPIVATVSEPNLEAILEAQPDVILASAGLAQDQYDALTAIAPTVVPDSSTGGDWQEPLHTYAEALGADDELTAALDDVTARAEAVAEQGSLDGTATVLRWMANGPVLMNAALMPGSLLQTAGASPVEAAQLGDRPHSDPLSLENLAQVDADRLFLAAFGADGTGALEAARSQPAFTQLTAVQEGATSEVDGSVWSSASGPIAADLVMDDIEAAAS, encoded by the coding sequence GTGACCCATCTCCCCGGAGGCCGCCGGCGCGCGGTCCTGCCGACCGCGACGCTCGCCACCGCCCTGCTGCTGACCGCGTGCGGGGGCGGGTCGTCCGAGGCCACGGACACGTCGGAGGCCGCCGCGGAGGAGAGCACGGTCAGCACCGCCTTCGGCGAGGTCACCGTCCCCGCCGAGCCGGAGCGCGTCATCACCCTCGCGGAGTCCGCGCTCGACGTCTCCCTCGCCGTCGGCGTCACCCCGGTGGGCACCACCGCGAGCCGCGGTGGCGACACCGCGCCGGCCTACCTCGGTGAGGACGCCGCGGACATCCCGATCGTCGCGACGGTCTCCGAGCCCAACCTGGAGGCGATCCTCGAGGCGCAGCCCGACGTCATCCTCGCCTCGGCCGGCCTGGCGCAGGACCAGTACGACGCCCTGACGGCGATCGCGCCCACCGTGGTGCCCGACTCGTCCACCGGCGGGGACTGGCAGGAGCCGCTGCACACCTACGCCGAGGCGCTCGGCGCCGACGACGAGCTCACCGCGGCCCTCGACGACGTGACCGCCCGCGCCGAGGCCGTCGCCGAGCAGGGATCCCTCGACGGCACCGCCACCGTGCTGCGCTGGATGGCCAACGGCCCGGTCCTGATGAACGCCGCCCTCATGCCCGGGTCGCTCCTGCAGACCGCCGGCGCCAGCCCGGTGGAGGCCGCGCAGCTCGGCGACCGGCCGCACAGCGACCCGCTGTCGCTGGAGAACCTCGCCCAGGTCGACGCCGACCGGCTCTTCCTCGCCGCCTTCGGCGCGGACGGCACCGGCGCGCTCGAGGCCGCCCGCTCGCAGCCGGCGTTCACCCAGCTGACGGCGGTCCAGGAGGGGGCGACGTCGGAGGTGGACGGCTCGGTGTGGAGCAGCGCCTCCGGCCCCATCGCCGCCGACCTCGTGATGGACGACATCGAGGCCGCCGCCTCCTGA
- a CDS encoding FecCD family ABC transporter permease — translation MAVTVLASLLFGAGEVGPGRALAVLAGTGDDDARFAVLQLRVPRTVVATAVGTALGVAGAVLQTAARNPLAEPGLLGVSAGASFAVVLVIASGASAAALGPWVAVLGAGAGCLLALGAARLRGTGDDPVRLVLAGAALSALLGAATSVVLLLDQRTADEVRFWTVGSVAGRDLGTLSQVGPVLAAGLLVALLAARPLSALALGDTVAQGLGHRPARARGLAMAAVALLVGGSVAAAGPIAFVGLVVPFLARALVGPDLRRVLAVAVLLGPAVVLLADVASRLLVRPYEMPLGVVTALVGAPVLVAVVRSTRMPSL, via the coding sequence CTGGCCGTCACGGTCCTGGCCAGCCTGCTGTTCGGCGCCGGCGAGGTGGGACCCGGCCGGGCGCTGGCCGTCCTGGCCGGGACGGGCGACGACGACGCGCGCTTCGCCGTCCTGCAGCTGCGGGTGCCGCGCACCGTGGTCGCGACGGCCGTCGGGACGGCGCTCGGCGTCGCCGGGGCCGTGCTGCAGACCGCCGCGCGCAACCCGCTGGCCGAGCCCGGCCTGCTCGGCGTGAGCGCCGGGGCCTCCTTCGCCGTGGTCCTGGTCATCGCCTCCGGCGCCAGCGCGGCCGCCCTCGGCCCGTGGGTCGCCGTCCTCGGCGCCGGCGCCGGCTGCCTCCTCGCCCTGGGCGCGGCCCGCCTGCGCGGCACCGGCGACGACCCGGTACGGCTGGTCCTCGCCGGGGCCGCCCTGTCCGCACTGCTCGGCGCCGCGACCTCGGTCGTCCTGCTGCTCGACCAGCGCACCGCCGACGAGGTGCGGTTCTGGACGGTCGGCTCGGTCGCCGGCCGCGACCTCGGCACGCTGTCGCAGGTCGGCCCCGTGCTGGCGGCCGGGCTGCTGGTCGCGCTGCTGGCCGCCCGCCCGCTGTCGGCCCTGGCCCTCGGCGACACGGTGGCGCAGGGCCTCGGGCACCGCCCGGCCCGGGCGCGCGGCCTGGCCATGGCCGCCGTGGCGCTGCTCGTCGGCGGGTCCGTCGCCGCGGCGGGGCCGATCGCCTTCGTCGGCCTGGTCGTGCCGTTCCTCGCCCGCGCGCTCGTCGGCCCCGACCTCCGGCGGGTGCTCGCCGTCGCGGTCCTGCTCGGGCCCGCCGTCGTGCTGCTCGCCGACGTCGCCTCGCGGCTCCTCGTCCGGCCCTACGAGATGCCGCTGGGCGTGGTGACGGCGCTGGTCGGCGCGCCCGTGCTGGTGGCCGTCGTCCGCTCGACCCGGATGCCCTCGCTGTGA
- a CDS encoding N-acetylglutaminylglutamine amidotransferase, whose translation MCGLSGEIRFDGSLADTTAVARMVEALVPRGPDGQGQWSAGRVAFGHRRLSVIDLSASGSQPMIDSELGLEAVFNGCIYDYKELRAELEGHGYRFFSTSDTEVLLKGYHHWGVDFVDHLHGMFVVVIHERDTGRVVMARDRLGIKPLYLSETPGRLRFASSLPALLRAGDVDTSIDPVALHHYLTWHAVVPAPRTLLNGVRKLPPATVRVIEADGTSREHRYWEPTYERRPEHEGWSARDWEDAIEEALRVAVRRRLVSDIPVGVLLSGGLDSSLIVGLLAQEGQRDLATYSIGFETVGGHAGDEFRYSDVIAERFGTNHHRIRVSSDELAAALGHAIGAMAEPMVSHDVVAFDLLSERVSQSIRVVQSGQGADEVFAGYHWYPPLADVDREEAVERYARAFFDRGSEDMRALVGERYALDGDPSLEFVRDHMSRAGAQTAVDAALRLDSEVMLVDDPVKRVDNMSMAWGLEARVPFLDHDLVELAAACPPELKLADGGKGVLKAIGRRIIPPEVIDRPKGYFPVPAITHLEGKVLGLVKDALSSDAARDRALFRPEYVSRLLEDPNSELTPLRGNKLWQLGLLELWLQNHGV comes from the coding sequence ATGTGCGGCCTCTCCGGCGAGATCAGGTTCGACGGCTCCCTGGCCGACACCACCGCGGTGGCGCGGATGGTGGAGGCGCTGGTCCCCCGCGGACCGGACGGCCAGGGGCAGTGGAGCGCCGGCCGGGTGGCGTTCGGCCACCGCCGGCTGTCGGTCATCGACCTGTCGGCCAGCGGCTCCCAGCCGATGATCGACAGCGAGCTGGGCCTCGAGGCGGTCTTCAACGGCTGCATCTACGACTACAAGGAGCTGCGGGCCGAGCTCGAGGGCCACGGCTACCGGTTCTTCTCCACCAGCGACACCGAGGTCCTGCTCAAGGGCTACCACCACTGGGGCGTGGACTTCGTCGACCACCTGCACGGCATGTTCGTCGTCGTCATCCACGAGCGGGACACCGGCCGGGTGGTCATGGCCCGCGACCGGCTGGGCATCAAGCCGCTCTACCTGTCCGAGACGCCGGGGCGGCTGCGGTTCGCCTCGTCGCTGCCGGCCCTGCTGCGCGCCGGCGACGTCGACACCTCCATCGACCCGGTCGCGCTGCACCACTACCTGACCTGGCACGCCGTCGTCCCGGCCCCGCGCACGCTGCTCAACGGCGTCCGCAAGCTGCCGCCGGCCACCGTGCGCGTCATCGAGGCCGACGGCACCAGCCGCGAGCACCGCTACTGGGAGCCCACCTACGAGCGGCGTCCCGAGCACGAGGGCTGGTCGGCGCGCGACTGGGAGGACGCGATCGAGGAGGCGCTGCGGGTCGCCGTCCGCCGTCGCCTGGTCTCCGACATCCCGGTCGGCGTCCTGCTCTCCGGCGGCCTGGACTCCAGCCTGATCGTCGGGCTGCTCGCCCAGGAGGGCCAGCGCGACCTCGCCACCTACTCGATCGGCTTCGAGACCGTCGGCGGGCACGCGGGCGACGAGTTCCGCTACTCCGACGTCATCGCCGAGCGCTTCGGTACGAACCACCACCGCATCCGCGTCTCCTCCGACGAGCTCGCCGCCGCCCTCGGCCACGCGATCGGCGCGATGGCCGAGCCGATGGTCAGCCACGACGTCGTCGCCTTCGACCTGCTGTCCGAGCGGGTCAGCCAGTCGATCCGGGTGGTGCAGTCCGGCCAGGGCGCCGACGAGGTCTTCGCCGGCTACCACTGGTACCCGCCGCTGGCCGACGTCGACCGCGAGGAGGCCGTCGAGCGCTACGCGAGGGCGTTCTTCGACCGCGGGTCCGAGGACATGCGCGCGCTGGTCGGCGAGCGCTACGCCCTGGACGGCGACCCGAGCCTGGAGTTCGTCCGCGACCACATGTCCCGGGCCGGCGCGCAGACCGCCGTCGACGCCGCCCTGCGCCTCGACAGCGAGGTCATGCTCGTCGACGACCCGGTCAAGCGGGTGGACAACATGTCCATGGCCTGGGGCCTGGAGGCCCGGGTGCCCTTCCTCGACCACGACCTGGTGGAGCTCGCCGCGGCCTGCCCTCCGGAGCTCAAGCTGGCCGACGGCGGCAAGGGCGTGCTCAAGGCGATCGGCCGCCGGATCATCCCGCCGGAGGTCATCGACCGGCCCAAGGGCTACTTCCCGGTGCCGGCCATCACCCACCTGGAGGGCAAGGTGCTCGGGCTGGTGAAGGACGCGCTGTCCAGCGACGCCGCGCGCGACCGGGCGCTGTTCCGCCCCGAGTACGTCTCCCGGCTGCTCGAGGACCCCAACAGCGAGCTGACGCCGCTGCGCGGCAACAAGCTCTGGCAGCTGGGACTGCTGGAGCTGTGGCTGCAGAACCACGGGGTCTGA
- a CDS encoding winged helix-turn-helix domain-containing protein, protein MADEQRPSWTFLTNHGHVLLAVAADPDVRVADIAASVGISTRAALSILRDLEEAGYLTRTRRGRRTHYEVVPHRPFRHPSAAHREVDDLLAVFAPR, encoded by the coding sequence GTGGCCGACGAGCAGCGTCCGTCCTGGACGTTCCTGACCAACCACGGCCACGTGCTGCTCGCCGTCGCCGCCGATCCCGACGTCCGGGTCGCCGACATCGCGGCGTCGGTGGGCATCAGCACCCGGGCGGCGCTGTCGATCCTGCGCGACCTCGAGGAGGCGGGATACCTGACCCGTACCCGCCGGGGCCGCCGCACCCACTACGAGGTCGTGCCACACCGGCCCTTCCGGCACCCCAGCGCCGCGCACCGGGAGGTCGACGACCTGCTCGCCGTCTTCGCCCCGCGCTGA
- a CDS encoding ABC transporter ATP-binding protein, whose protein sequence is MSLLEAPRTEPAVEAADLATEALDLGYDGTRVVHALDLRLPPGRVTAIVGPNGCGKSTLLGALARVHGPQRGAVLLDGRDLATLRPRDAARRIGLLPQQAEAPDGLTIRDLVRYGRHPHQGLLRQWSPGDAAAVHRALAAADLLELADRPLDTLSGGQRQRAWIAMVVAQETAVVLLDEPTSALDLGHQLEVLDLVHDLAAEGRTVVLVLHDLSTACRHADHLVAMCEGRVVAEGPPADVVTPDLVRELYGVESVVLRDPTSGTPVVCPVRRVGQR, encoded by the coding sequence GTGAGCCTGCTGGAGGCACCCCGCACGGAGCCGGCGGTCGAGGCCGCCGACCTGGCCACCGAGGCGCTGGACCTGGGCTACGACGGCACCCGCGTCGTCCACGCCCTCGACCTGCGGCTCCCGCCGGGCCGGGTGACCGCGATCGTCGGGCCGAACGGCTGCGGCAAGTCCACGCTGCTCGGCGCGCTCGCGCGCGTGCACGGCCCGCAGCGCGGGGCGGTGCTGCTCGACGGCCGCGACCTCGCGACCCTCCGCCCCCGTGACGCCGCCCGCCGCATCGGCCTGCTCCCGCAGCAGGCGGAGGCCCCCGACGGGCTGACCATCCGCGACCTCGTGCGCTACGGCCGCCACCCGCACCAGGGGCTGCTGCGGCAGTGGTCGCCGGGGGACGCCGCCGCGGTGCACCGCGCGCTGGCCGCCGCCGACCTGCTCGAGCTCGCCGACCGGCCGCTGGACACCCTCTCCGGCGGGCAGCGGCAGCGGGCCTGGATCGCGATGGTCGTCGCCCAGGAGACCGCCGTCGTCCTGCTCGACGAGCCGACGTCGGCGCTCGACCTCGGCCACCAGCTCGAGGTGCTCGACCTGGTGCACGACCTGGCCGCGGAGGGGCGCACCGTCGTCCTGGTGCTGCACGACCTGTCCACCGCCTGCCGGCACGCCGACCACCTCGTGGCCATGTGCGAGGGCCGGGTGGTGGCCGAGGGCCCGCCGGCCGACGTCGTCACCCCCGACCTGGTCCGCGAGCTCTACGGCGTCGAGTCGGTGGTCCTGCGCGACCCGACGTCGGGGACGCCGGTGGTCTGCCCGGTGCGGCGGGTCGGACAGCGCTGA